Proteins from a genomic interval of Capsicum annuum cultivar UCD-10X-F1 chromosome 4, UCD10Xv1.1, whole genome shotgun sequence:
- the LOC107869598 gene encoding UPF0496 protein At1g20180 — MMAGDTTCETTKDTKKMTKSTQRSLNVNEEYLGALRTKSYGDFFTKAQLLVNEPSSPNSHELCHNTFSEILLDPGQDKITSILESTIFPAKKYDLKSLLTNYFNISAEASKFCSHILKSISQVQSHYDFVEQVLDSIDNCSNFDQFGYLVLELRSFIIHNNPFSDLKNQDFTRISDEYSSVLQSLKYKKKRVARKIKLIKCVNKTSGVCVTAACGLVAVAALVLAAHTFAAIVMGPAILSLPLKPLRKKIMSFRYLKCGFLRKVGDQLDVATKGTYILNRDFDTISRLVSRLHDEIDHNKTMIQLCLDKREDKFSLEVLKELKKSNIGFKKQVEELEEHVYLCLLTINRARALVIKEIAKSCGN, encoded by the exons ATGATGGCAGGAGATACAACTTGTGAAACTACTAAAG ATACGAAGAAAATGACGAAAAGCACCCAAAGAAGCCTAAATGTGAACGAGGAGTACCTTGGTGCATTAAGAACAAAATCTTATGGTGATTTCTTTACAAAAGCTCAATTATTAGTAAATGAACCATCATCTCCTAATTCTCATGAATTATGCCACAATACTTTCTCAGAAATTCTCCTTGATCCGGGCCAAGACAAAATTACATCAATTCTTGAATCAACTATTTTTCCAGCCAAAAAGTATGATCTCAAATCCCTTCTTACAAATTACTTCAACATAAGTGCAGAAGCATCAAAATTCTGTAGCCACATTCTTAAAAGCATTAGCCAAGTCCAATCTCACTATGATTTTGTCGAACAAGTCCTTGACTCGATCGATAATTGTTCCAATTTTGACCAATTTGGTTACCTAGTACTCGAGCTACGATCTTTTATCATCCACAATAACCCCTTCTCAGACCTTAAAAACCAAGATTTCACGCGAATTAGTGATGAATATTCATCGGTGTTGCAAAGTCTAAAGTACAAGAAGAAAAGGGTTGCTAggaaaataaaattgatcaaatgtGTCAATAAGACTTCCGGGGTATGTGTGACAGCGGCTTGTGGACTAGTTGCTGTGGCAGCATTAGTACTAGCAGCACATACATTTGCTGCAATTGTCATGGGACCAGCGATTTTAAGCCTACCTTTAAAGCcattaaggaaaaaaattatgagttttcgaTACTTGAAATGTGGATTTCTAAGGAAAGTTGGAGATCAACTTGACGTCGCAACAAAAGGTACTTATATTTTGAATAGGGATTTCGACACGATTTCTAGGCTTGTTTCTCGACTTCATGATGAAATTGATCATAATAAGACAATGATTCAATTGTGTTTGGATAAAAGGGAAGATAAGTTTTCATTGGAAGTGTTGAAGGAGTTGAAGAAGAGTAATATTGGGTTCAAGAAACAAGTGGAGGAGCTTGAAGAACATGTTTATTTATGTCTTTTGACCATTAATCGTGCTAGAGCTTTGGTCATTAAGGAAATTGCAAAATCATGTGGGAATTGA